In the genome of Bradyrhizobium ottawaense, the window CTCGTTGCAGGGCGGCGCGCGCAGCGGTCGCCATGCCCTGCGTGAAGCGGATATGCGCCTCCAGGCCGACCATGCCGGCGGCATGGATCATCCGCACCACGATTTGTTCTTCGTCCGGCGTGAAGCGGGCAAGATCGGCCTCGGCGCGGATGGTCGCAAAGGACTGCCGGTAGATGGCCGCGCCGTCGGTCTCGTAAGTGTGCGGCATCAGTTTCCTCCCACGAGAATGGAGGGATCGCTGACGATGTCCGCGCCGTTCAGGCCGCGCAGCACCGGCTCGTCGCGGATCGAGCCGTCACGGACGAGATCGAAGCCGGCGCGGGTCGCCACCAGCGTGACCGCGGCCGTGCCGGAATGGGCACAGCCCTTGCCGCAGCCGGAGACGTGGAGCCGCGCATCGGAGGCGATGCGCGGGGCGAGCGCTGCTGCGAGCGCACGCGTATCGGCATGGGCTTCGCGGCAGCGCGGCGCGCCGCTGCAGGCGATGACGCGCAGCGCGGGATCAAAGGGCTCGGTGATCAGGCCCGGGGCGCTCGGCATCTCGCGCTCGCCTTCGCTCAGCACCATCCGCCAGGGCGTCATGCGCAGCGCATGTCCACAACCGGCGAACTGATGCAGCGTCGTATGCAGCATCTGCCCGAACGCGACGCCGACCATCGCGCCTTGCGGATAGTGCCCGGGACGCGAGGCGGCCATCACGGGCGCGGGCTCGGTCTCGCCGCGCAGCGATTGAGGCAATGCCGCGCCGGACGCGATGTGGGCCGCCATGCGCCCTCGCCCGCCTGTCGCGCCGCCGGAGACCAGGAACCAGCTTGCGAGCGCGAGCGCCGTGCTCACGGCTTCTCCGCGTGCGACGGAGCGGCCCAGCTTTGCGCCATCGGCCCGCACCAGGAGACGGCCTGTGCGATCGCGCTCGATGCGGATG includes:
- the cobG gene encoding precorrin-3B synthase — its product is MSAATVKGWCPGALRPMLSGDGLVVRVRPFGGRLEAPQISGLAELAGQHGNGLIDVTSRANLQIRGVSEAGHRPLIDGLARLALLDPDPATEARRNILVTPFWRAGDATQSLAAELEEALEDNSLALPTKFGFAIDDGTSRVLAGDSADIRIERDRTGRLLVRADGAKLGRSVARGEAVSTALALASWFLVSGGATGGRGRMAAHIASGAALPQSLRGETEPAPVMAASRPGHYPQGAMVGVAFGQMLHTTLHQFAGCGHALRMTPWRMVLSEGEREMPSAPGLITEPFDPALRVIACSGAPRCREAHADTRALAAALAPRIASDARLHVSGCGKGCAHSGTAAVTLVATRAGFDLVRDGSIRDEPVLRGLNGADIVSDPSILVGGN